Proteins encoded in a region of the Thermodesulfovibrionales bacterium genome:
- a CDS encoding ABC transporter substrate-binding protein → MRYMEERGLRVVGIYPESLSELYDVMRLHGKVFNREHKIEKAISEMEKIFSIIKHKTTSIPANNKRKVLWIGSKQTSVAGRIGITNDIFTMIGGRNVASHILQRNAEVSIEQIIAWNPDVIFIWGNAKYDRHDILNNPQWRHIKAVREGRVFKSPQWSTWSPRIAPIALWMAKKTYPEYYADVDLEKILESFYRKVYGVSYSKVRQIDN, encoded by the coding sequence ATTAGATATATGGAAGAGAGGGGTCTCAGGGTAGTTGGCATATATCCTGAAAGCCTAAGTGAACTATATGATGTGATGAGGCTGCATGGGAAGGTATTTAATCGTGAGCATAAGATAGAGAAGGCTATATCTGAAATGGAAAAGATATTTTCAATAATCAAACATAAAACCACCTCCATTCCTGCTAATAACAAAAGGAAGGTGTTGTGGATTGGCAGTAAGCAAACATCCGTTGCAGGCAGGATTGGTATTACCAATGATATATTCACTATGATAGGTGGAAGGAATGTGGCAAGCCATATCTTACAGAGAAATGCAGAGGTTTCCATTGAGCAGATTATCGCTTGGAATCCCGATGTAATCTTTATCTGGGGCAATGCTAAGTATGACAGACATGACATACTTAATAACCCTCAGTGGAGGCATATAAAAGCTGTAAGGGAGGGCAGGGTCTTTAAATCTCCCCAATGGTCAACCTGGTCTCCAAGGATTGCACCCATCGCATTATGGATGGCTAAGAAAACATATCCTGAATATTATGCGGATGTTGATTTAGAAAAGATTCTTGAATCATTTTATAGGAAGGTTTATGGTGTTTCCTATTCAAAGGTAAGACAGATTGATAACTGA